A window from Azoarcus sp. DD4 encodes these proteins:
- a CDS encoding winged helix-turn-helix domain-containing protein, with protein MSDPEQSPSAGSAPLQIGARVRVLLGESVAIGPGKADVLEGIRDTGSIAAAGRRLGMGYKRVWLLVESMNRCFSGPLVEASKGGARGGGARLTDLGEEVLQRYRRMQALAEAAIADEVAALQESLRRRDAGGDAPTS; from the coding sequence ATGTCCGACCCCGAACAGAGCCCCTCCGCCGGATCGGCGCCCCTGCAGATCGGCGCCCGGGTGCGCGTGCTGCTCGGTGAAAGCGTGGCGATCGGGCCCGGCAAAGCCGACGTGCTCGAAGGCATCCGCGACACCGGCTCGATCGCCGCCGCCGGGCGTCGGCTGGGCATGGGCTACAAGCGGGTGTGGCTGCTGGTCGAGTCGATGAACCGCTGCTTTTCCGGCCCGCTGGTGGAAGCCTCCAAGGGTGGTGCGCGCGGCGGCGGCGCCCGCCTGACCGATCTCGGCGAGGAAGTGCTGCAACGCTACCGGCGCATGCAGGCGCTGGCGGAAGCCGCCATTGCCGACGAGGTTGCGGCGTTGCAGGAGTCGCTGCGCCGTCGCGACGCCGGCGGCGACGCGCCGACCAGCTGA
- a CDS encoding sulfite exporter TauE/SafE family protein → MPSTIPSAPAACALPLAANTLCIRRNRVASGGWGALIGLLGGLIGLGGAEFRLPVLVMAFRLPTLEAVILNKAMSLVVVAAALVFRGGSIPFATLLGHADVALNLLAGSLFGAWWAAGHALTMSGRRLNQAVMALLAGLALLVLIEAWAGIGTPGAPLLADPGPRNAAGVLAGFAIGVVAALLGVAGGELLIPTIVLLFGVDIKLAGSLSLLVSLPTMVVGFARYRSSATFAVVVRERLLFRWMAAGSVVGAGIGGLLLGFVPTGYLVSALGVILLLSAVKTYRHAH, encoded by the coding sequence ATGCCATCCACCATCCCGTCCGCCCCGGCAGCGTGCGCGCTGCCGCTTGCCGCCAACACCCTGTGCATCCGCCGCAACCGCGTCGCCAGTGGCGGCTGGGGCGCACTCATCGGCCTGCTCGGCGGGCTGATCGGGCTGGGCGGGGCGGAGTTCCGCCTGCCGGTGCTGGTGATGGCCTTCCGCCTGCCGACGCTGGAAGCGGTCATCCTCAACAAGGCGATGAGCCTGGTGGTGGTCGCCGCCGCGCTGGTGTTCCGGGGAGGGTCGATTCCGTTCGCCACCCTGCTGGGCCATGCGGACGTGGCGCTCAACCTGCTTGCCGGCAGCCTGTTCGGCGCGTGGTGGGCGGCCGGGCATGCGCTGACGATGTCGGGTCGCAGGCTGAACCAGGCGGTGATGGCGCTGCTCGCCGGGCTCGCGCTGCTGGTGCTGATCGAAGCCTGGGCGGGCATCGGTACGCCGGGGGCGCCGCTGCTGGCCGACCCCGGCCCGCGCAACGCCGCCGGCGTGCTGGCGGGCTTCGCAATCGGCGTGGTCGCGGCGCTGCTCGGCGTGGCCGGCGGCGAATTGCTGATCCCGACCATCGTGCTGCTGTTCGGGGTGGACATCAAACTGGCCGGCAGCCTGTCGCTGCTGGTCAGCCTGCCGACCATGGTGGTCGGCTTCGCCCGCTACCGCAGTTCGGCCACCTTCGCGGTGGTGGTGCGCGAGCGCCTGCTGTTTCGCTGGATGGCCGCTGGCTCCGTCGTCGGCGCCGGCATTGGCGGGCTGCTGCTCGGCTTCGTCCCCACCGGCTACCTCGTCAGCGCGCTCGGGGTGATCCTGCTGCTGTCGGCGGTGAAAACCTATCGGCATGCGCACTAG